AAATTGTGGCCATGCAGCTCCTCGCATTTGCCCTTATACCCAACAAGGCGGTGCGCGGCCGCAAATGAATCCTTCACGCAAAGTGTGAACATGCCATAATCTATCGTTTGGAGGGGGGAAAGTCAAGTTTATCTTATCCGGGGGTTTGAAAAATTTGTTACGGCCCTGAAAAAATGCGGGAAGACCTGAGATATCGCGGGACTATGTGGGATAGAGAGGTCATAGGGAGGTTTGGAAAATATTGTTGAAAAGTGGGGTTCGTTATCAGGGGGTTTGGAAAATTTGAAAGGGCGGACATTGAGGTTAAAGCGTTGATGGATGGTACTTTATGTCACATAGGGGCTTGTTATGTAGTGGTGGATTACCTAACAAATATAACCTAACATGAAATGTAACTACCTAACAAACTCAATAGTTGTGTAATAACGATAAGTTACAACCGTCCGGCACCAAGACGGATAAGGGTAGAAGGTTTTCATTACCTAACAGGGGGGGTCAGAAAGAATATTCGATTTTTGGCCCCAAAACGACCCGAAGAGGGGTCGGAAAATTTCACAAGCTTTGCTCAGGTCGGGAAGAAGACCGACGTCTTACCCTTTACCATCCTTCTTATGCAACCAAGATCTTCAGCAGCAAGTTGGACGTAGTGCATGTCTTTCGGTGAAAGCTTCGAGTGCCTATGGAGACTTGCCTCACGGATCCCCGGCTTTGCCTTCACGGTGGTGATGAGAGTCTCAAGGGCATTGTTATACTTTTCATTCCGGCGAATGCTTTCTCTGTACTCATCCTTCACCAGCCGATAGATCTCTTCCCGGGAGTTCGCGAGCTCAAAGCGCGACAGCAAACCTAATTCGTAATGATACTCCTTTATTGCATCATTAATATCGCCCGTTGCAGCGAGACGCTTGGCCCACCGAATGCGGGATAATGCATCTTCGCGTGCCCAGTCCTCATTATTATAGATAGTGGTTCCCTCGCCTCTGGGCGGCATCATGCTGAATAAGAAGGCTCGCACAGCTCCTACTTTAACATTATTCCCTTCCTTAAGGATCTCTACGAGGGCACGAAACATGTCATCGGCATGGATACTCGGGAAACGTTCCATTCTCTTCTTCTCATCATATAGATGATTTACATCCACACCAGTAAGAAGGGCATAAGTATACAGGCTCAGGGGTCCGTTTCTTTGCTCGATCACCTTGCATATCTCACCGATAACAGGAAAGACAGTATCATCGATCCGATCAAATTTCTCTCCTTCTCCCGTGCGTAGCCATCCGGGCAAAACATTAAAGGCGCGACTGATGCTTAATGTAAGTTGGTCCGAAGGAACATATTTCCCTTTTTCCAATTCCGAGACATAAGGTCTTGAGATTCCGAGTATCTCGGCGAATCTATCCTGCGTAAGATACAGGGAATCTCTGATATATCGAATCCGTTCACCAAATTGGGTTATGTCATATGGCCGACTTTTTTTTCTTGACATTCAGTAGGTCACCTACTATTATTAATCAGTTACCATGAAACCTAAAACAGGAAAAAAAATAAGATCTATGATGATTTTTAAGGAAATCACCGGCGGACAGCTCGCCCGAGAGATCGGAGTTTCAAGGGCCGCCCTCAATAGAGTCATTGATGGTAGCACCA
This genomic interval from Syntrophorhabdaceae bacterium contains the following:
- a CDS encoding helix-turn-helix transcriptional regulator, which translates into the protein MSRKKSRPYDITQFGERIRYIRDSLYLTQDRFAEILGISRPYVSELEKGKYVPSDQLTLSISRAFNVLPGWLRTGEGEKFDRIDDTVFPVIGEICKVIEQRNGPLSLYTYALLTGVDVNHLYDEKKRMERFPSIHADDMFRALVEILKEGNNVKVGAVRAFLFSMMPPRGEGTTIYNNEDWAREDALSRIRWAKRLAATGDINDAIKEYHYELGLLSRFELANSREEIYRLVKDEYRESIRRNEKYNNALETLITTVKAKPGIREASLHRHSKLSPKDMHYVQLAAEDLGCIRRMVKGKTSVFFPT